A stretch of Shinella zoogloeoides DNA encodes these proteins:
- a CDS encoding DUF2853 family protein: MTDYLADVRKYDSGADEAIVKKIVTHLGIALRNRDSSLVSCTDPEELNRVKEKWCGKKLGITGDAADKAVEAVCKAMADDRTKSRVTFYYLAAKELGKLDALA; this comes from the coding sequence ATGACCGACTATCTCGCAGATGTCCGCAAGTATGACAGCGGTGCCGACGAGGCCATCGTCAAGAAGATCGTGACGCATCTCGGCATCGCATTGCGCAACCGTGACTCCTCCCTCGTCTCCTGCACCGATCCCGAAGAGCTGAACCGCGTGAAGGAGAAGTGGTGCGGCAAGAAGCTCGGCATTACCGGGGACGCCGCCGACAAGGCGGTCGAGGCCGTGTGCAAGGCGATGGCCGACGACCGCACCAAGTCGCGCGTGACGTTCTACTACCTCGCCGCCAAGGAACTCGGAAAACTCGACGCGCTCGCCTGA
- a CDS encoding putative bifunctional diguanylate cyclase/phosphodiesterase: protein MRQAEDYSQRFWLAYGMACLAVAGMSFGWGIVFALRHAWALVIIDIAVIAVAIMSFLLARRRRLSAALLFSQAAFLAIILVFCLVFDVPNGVAPRVTHLFLLVLALLGYINYQRERSRLQFTVIALCLLAFVVFASTHVSVPFAQPIPDEFRTLGTWINSVIAIAMLCGAVYVMRLKFARNLDIARDIRSALTNREFELFYQPQVDEAGVATGAEALLRRKRPDGGHIPPAAFIPAAEQAGLMPEIGDWVLGEACRTLAFWQQDAATRHLKLAINVNADQFMKPDFVETLMARIAARELDPTRLKLELTESMMAADIDIVAGKMRALSAAGITISLDDFGTGYSSLSHLRRLPVHEIKIDRSFVQEAPESKRNRILLKSIFDIAGMLEFSVVAEGIETKEQLLLLQSYGCTAFQGYYFGRPVPFAEFQKQWAGEAPSLAASA, encoded by the coding sequence TTGAGACAGGCCGAGGACTATTCGCAGAGATTCTGGCTGGCCTACGGCATGGCCTGCCTCGCCGTGGCAGGAATGTCGTTCGGCTGGGGCATCGTCTTCGCGCTGCGGCATGCCTGGGCGCTCGTCATCATCGATATCGCCGTCATCGCCGTCGCCATCATGAGCTTTCTTCTGGCGCGCCGGCGCCGGCTTTCGGCGGCCCTGCTCTTCTCGCAGGCCGCCTTCCTCGCCATCATTCTCGTGTTCTGCCTCGTCTTCGACGTGCCGAACGGCGTAGCGCCGCGGGTCACGCACCTTTTCCTCCTCGTTCTCGCGCTGCTCGGCTACATCAACTACCAGCGGGAGCGCTCGCGCCTCCAGTTCACCGTCATCGCACTCTGTCTCCTGGCCTTCGTGGTCTTCGCCAGCACGCATGTTTCCGTACCCTTCGCCCAGCCGATCCCGGACGAATTCCGGACCCTGGGCACCTGGATCAATTCGGTCATCGCCATCGCCATGCTCTGCGGCGCGGTCTATGTGATGCGGCTGAAATTCGCCCGGAACCTGGACATAGCGCGCGATATCAGAAGCGCACTCACAAACCGGGAATTCGAGCTTTTCTACCAGCCGCAGGTGGACGAAGCCGGCGTGGCGACCGGCGCGGAGGCTCTCCTGCGCCGCAAGCGGCCGGATGGCGGCCATATACCGCCGGCCGCGTTCATTCCCGCCGCCGAGCAGGCCGGCCTGATGCCCGAAATCGGCGACTGGGTGCTTGGCGAAGCCTGCCGGACCCTTGCCTTCTGGCAGCAGGACGCCGCGACACGCCATCTGAAACTGGCGATCAACGTCAATGCCGACCAGTTCATGAAGCCGGATTTCGTCGAGACCCTGATGGCGCGGATCGCCGCGCGCGAACTGGACCCGACCCGCCTCAAGCTCGAGCTGACCGAAAGCATGATGGCCGCCGATATCGATATCGTCGCCGGGAAGATGCGCGCGCTGAGCGCCGCCGGCATCACTATTTCGCTCGACGATTTCGGCACCGGCTATTCCTCGCTCAGCCACCTGCGCCGCCTGCCGGTCCACGAGATCAAGATCGACCGCTCCTTCGTGCAGGAGGCCCCGGAGAGCAAGCGCAACCGCATCCTCCTGAAAAGCATCTTCGACATTGCCGGCATGCTGGAATTCTCGGTCGTCGCGGAAGGCATCGAGACGAAGGAGCAACTGCTGCTGCTGCAATCCTACGGCTGCACCGCCTTCCAGGGCTACTATTTCGGCCGCCCCGTGCCCTTCGCCGAGTTCCAGAAGCAATGGGCGGGCGAAGCACCGTCGCTGGCCGCAAGCGCCTGA
- a CDS encoding DegQ family serine endoprotease, whose translation MPNMALKTRSSAAHAALALAVTFSLVAGGPLAVPAAAEVKPSGPESVADLAESLLDAVVNISTSQNVKDEDKGPVPQVPEGSPFQDFFDEFFKGEGGEGSNQPQTVNSLGSGFVIDPSGFIATNNHVIEGADDIEVNFANGSKLKAKLVGTDPKTDLALLKVEPKTPLKAVPFGDSRIMRIGDWVMAIGNPFGLGGSVTVGIISARGRNINAGPYDNFIQTDAAINRGNSGGPLFNMKGEVIGINTAIISPSGGSIGIGFSVPTELAQNIFTQLREFGETRRGWLGVRIQPVTDDIAESLGMTETKGALVAGIIKGGPVDNGSIQTGDVIIRFDGKDVHEMRDLPRVVAESPVGKAVDVVLLRNGKETTVKVTLGRLEDGEDTTDAGEDATQDEGATDEGATPETGEQAEPKKTETVLGMGIGDLDQDARKTFDIVESVKGVVITEVAPDSAAAERGIVPGDVIVEIGQETVTTAEEVKSRVAKLKSEDRRNALMMIANRSGALRYVTVRID comes from the coding sequence ATGCCGAACATGGCTTTGAAGACGAGGTCCAGCGCAGCCCATGCAGCGCTCGCGCTCGCGGTGACTTTCTCGCTGGTCGCGGGAGGGCCGCTCGCGGTTCCGGCGGCGGCCGAGGTGAAGCCGTCCGGCCCGGAATCCGTCGCCGATCTCGCCGAAAGCCTGCTCGACGCGGTGGTGAACATCTCCACCTCGCAGAACGTCAAGGACGAGGACAAGGGGCCGGTGCCGCAGGTGCCGGAAGGCTCGCCGTTCCAGGATTTCTTCGACGAATTCTTCAAGGGCGAGGGCGGCGAAGGCTCCAACCAGCCGCAGACGGTCAATTCGCTCGGCTCCGGCTTCGTCATCGATCCCTCGGGCTTCATCGCCACGAACAACCACGTCATCGAGGGCGCCGATGATATCGAGGTGAACTTCGCCAACGGCTCCAAGCTGAAGGCCAAGCTCGTCGGTACGGATCCCAAGACAGACCTTGCTCTTCTCAAGGTCGAGCCGAAGACGCCGCTGAAGGCCGTGCCCTTCGGCGATTCCCGCATCATGCGCATTGGCGACTGGGTGATGGCGATCGGCAATCCGTTCGGCCTCGGCGGCTCGGTCACGGTCGGCATCATTTCCGCCCGTGGCCGCAACATCAATGCCGGCCCCTACGATAACTTCATCCAGACGGACGCGGCCATCAACCGGGGCAATTCCGGCGGCCCGCTGTTCAACATGAAGGGCGAGGTCATCGGCATCAACACGGCGATCATCTCGCCGTCGGGTGGCTCCATCGGCATCGGCTTCTCCGTGCCGACGGAACTGGCGCAGAACATCTTCACCCAGCTTCGCGAATTCGGCGAGACGCGGCGCGGCTGGCTCGGCGTGCGCATCCAGCCCGTCACCGACGATATCGCCGAAAGCCTCGGCATGACCGAGACGAAGGGCGCGCTGGTCGCCGGCATCATCAAGGGCGGGCCGGTCGACAACGGCTCGATCCAGACCGGCGACGTCATCATCCGCTTCGACGGCAAGGACGTGCATGAGATGCGCGACCTGCCGCGCGTCGTCGCCGAAAGCCCCGTCGGCAAGGCAGTGGATGTCGTCCTGCTGCGCAACGGCAAGGAGACGACCGTCAAGGTCACGCTCGGCCGTCTCGAGGACGGCGAGGACACGACCGATGCCGGGGAGGACGCGACGCAGGACGAGGGCGCTACGGATGAAGGCGCGACACCGGAAACGGGCGAGCAGGCCGAACCGAAGAAGACCGAGACGGTTCTCGGCATGGGCATCGGCGATCTCGATCAAGACGCGCGCAAGACCTTCGATATCGTGGAAAGCGTCAAGGGCGTGGTGATCACCGAGGTCGCGCCGGATTCGGCTGCCGCCGAGCGGGGCATCGTGCCGGGCGACGTGATCGTGGAGATCGGCCAGGAAACCGTCACGACGGCGGAAGAGGTCAAGAGCCGCGTCGCCAAGCTGAAGTCGGAAGACCGTCGCAACGCGCTGATGATGATCGCCAATCGCAGCGGGGCGCTGCGCTATGTCACGGTGCGTATCGATTGA
- the miaA gene encoding tRNA (adenosine(37)-N6)-dimethylallyltransferase MiaA — MMRNLDRKRDAILITGPTASGKSALAVRLAGEHGGVVINADSMQVYDTLNILTARPQPADMAGIEHRLYGHVPAGAAYSTGDWLREATTVVAELREREKLPVFVGGTGLYFRALTGGLSDMPAIPEEVRERMRGRLADEGAEALHRELTRRDPETAARLMPGDGQRIVRALEVLEATGRSIGFFQSATGPAVIAPERAEKIVVLPDRAALAARIDRRFGQMLETGAVEEVKALLALNLSPAMPVMKAIGVPQIAAMLAGEMSAAEVIERGAVATRQYAKRQMTWFRNQLDENWSRVDPSAGSGC; from the coding sequence ATGATGAGAAACCTTGATCGAAAGCGGGACGCGATCCTGATAACGGGACCGACGGCAAGCGGCAAGTCCGCGCTTGCCGTGCGGCTCGCGGGCGAGCACGGCGGCGTCGTGATCAATGCGGACAGCATGCAGGTCTACGACACGCTGAACATCCTGACGGCGCGCCCGCAGCCGGCGGACATGGCCGGCATCGAGCACCGGCTTTACGGCCATGTGCCGGCGGGCGCAGCCTATTCCACCGGCGACTGGTTGCGCGAGGCGACGACCGTCGTCGCGGAGTTGCGCGAGCGGGAGAAGCTTCCTGTCTTCGTCGGCGGCACGGGCCTCTATTTTCGCGCCCTGACCGGCGGCCTGTCGGATATGCCCGCGATCCCGGAGGAGGTGCGCGAGCGGATGCGCGGCCGGCTCGCCGACGAGGGGGCGGAGGCCCTGCACCGGGAGCTGACGCGGCGCGACCCGGAGACGGCGGCGCGCCTGATGCCGGGGGACGGCCAGCGCATCGTGCGGGCGCTCGAGGTGCTGGAGGCGACGGGGCGGTCCATCGGCTTCTTCCAGTCCGCCACGGGGCCGGCGGTCATCGCGCCGGAACGGGCGGAGAAGATCGTCGTGCTGCCCGACCGGGCGGCGCTTGCCGCCCGCATCGACCGGCGTTTCGGGCAGATGCTGGAAACGGGTGCGGTGGAAGAGGTGAAGGCGCTGCTGGCATTGAACCTTTCGCCCGCCATGCCGGTGATGAAGGCCATCGGCGTGCCGCAGATCGCCGCCATGCTGGCCGGCGAGATGAGCGCGGCCGAGGTGATCGAGCGCGGCGCGGTCGCGACCCGGCAATATGCCAAGCGCCAGATGACGTGGTTCCGCAACCAGCTCGACGAGAACTGGTCGCGGGTCGATCCTAGCGCCGGATCAGGCTGCTGA
- the hflC gene encoding protease modulator HflC, protein MGNRVTAILIAAGVLLFIVYSSVFVVNERQQAIVIRFGQIQDVKSEPGLYFKLPFGFMDADSVQYIQDQALRFDLDDIRVQVSGGKFYEVDAFVVYKITDARRFREAVSGDRESAEARLRTRLDAALRRVYGLRGFESALSEERASMMREVRGELANDASNLGLTISDVRIRRTDLTQEVSQQTYDRMKAERLAEAELIRARGNEEGQRRRAIADRQVVEFVAAAQRDSEILRGEGDGERNRVFGEAFSQDPDFFEFYRSMSAYRDSMNSADTTLVLSPRSEFFRFFENASGNRPAAASGTTNGAAATPSTAN, encoded by the coding sequence ATGGGCAATCGCGTAACAGCCATCCTGATCGCCGCCGGCGTTCTTCTCTTCATCGTCTACTCGTCGGTGTTCGTGGTGAACGAGCGCCAGCAGGCGATCGTCATCCGCTTCGGCCAGATCCAGGACGTCAAGTCCGAGCCGGGCCTCTACTTCAAGCTGCCCTTCGGCTTCATGGATGCCGACAGCGTCCAGTATATCCAGGACCAGGCGCTGCGCTTCGACCTCGACGATATCCGCGTCCAGGTCTCGGGCGGCAAGTTCTACGAGGTCGATGCCTTCGTGGTCTACAAGATCACGGATGCCCGCCGCTTCCGCGAAGCGGTCTCGGGCGACCGGGAATCGGCGGAAGCGCGCCTGCGCACCCGTCTCGACGCGGCGCTGCGCCGGGTCTACGGTCTGCGCGGCTTCGAATCCGCCCTTTCGGAAGAACGGGCCTCGATGATGCGTGAAGTGCGGGGCGAACTGGCGAACGACGCCTCCAACCTCGGCCTCACGATCTCCGACGTGCGCATCCGCCGCACGGACCTGACGCAGGAAGTCTCGCAGCAGACCTACGACCGCATGAAGGCCGAGCGTCTTGCCGAAGCCGAACTCATCCGCGCCCGCGGTAACGAGGAAGGCCAGCGCCGCCGAGCCATCGCAGACCGTCAGGTCGTCGAGTTCGTTGCGGCCGCCCAGCGCGATTCGGAAATCCTGCGAGGCGAGGGCGACGGCGAGCGCAACCGCGTCTTCGGCGAAGCCTTCTCGCAGGACCCGGACTTCTTCGAGTTCTACCGCTCGATGAGCGCCTACCGCGACTCGATGAACTCGGCCGACACGACGCTCGTCCTGTCGCCGCGTTCGGAGTTCTTCCGCTTCTTCGAGAACGCCTCGGGCAACAGGCCGGCGGCCGCCTCGGGCACGACGAACGGTGCGGCGGCGACGCCCTCCACGGCAAACTGA
- a CDS encoding DUF2065 domain-containing protein, which translates to MSDFLTGIAFFLIIEGLVYALAPSALKRMAEYLPQIPENQLRTFGLVAVALGVLMVWFIRGV; encoded by the coding sequence ATGTCCGATTTCCTGACGGGGATCGCGTTCTTCCTGATCATCGAGGGGCTGGTGTACGCACTGGCCCCTTCGGCTTTGAAGCGCATGGCGGAATATCTGCCGCAAATTCCGGAAAACCAGTTGCGAACCTTCGGCCTCGTCGCCGTCGCGCTCGGCGTCCTGATGGTGTGGTTCATTCGCGGCGTATGA
- the serB gene encoding phosphoserine phosphatase SerB, whose protein sequence is MAFVATLVANPSNPVLTPAIAEKAADALKASGLYWLADGIACDIALRDGSDPAAAESTIRALIAGAPVDLAVQDAETRRKKLLVADMDSTMIGQECIDELAAEVGLKDRVAAITARAMNGEIAFEPALRERVALLKGLPVSVVDDVIARRITLTPGGMELIATMKAKGYYTALVSGGFTVFTSRIAATLGFDENRANILLDADGKLTGDVAEPILGKQAKVDALLEISERLGLSPDEAMAVGDGANDLGMLHASGAGVALHAKPAVAAEAKIRIDHGDLTALLYLQGYRKSDFVTA, encoded by the coding sequence ATGGCTTTCGTTGCCACGCTTGTCGCCAATCCGTCAAATCCTGTTCTGACGCCCGCCATCGCCGAGAAGGCCGCCGATGCGCTCAAGGCCTCGGGCCTCTACTGGCTTGCCGACGGCATCGCCTGCGATATCGCGCTGCGTGACGGCAGCGATCCCGCTGCGGCGGAGAGCACGATCCGCGCGCTCATCGCCGGCGCGCCGGTCGACCTTGCCGTTCAGGATGCCGAGACGCGGCGCAAGAAACTGCTGGTCGCCGACATGGATTCGACCATGATCGGCCAGGAATGCATCGACGAACTGGCCGCCGAAGTCGGCCTCAAGGACAGGGTCGCGGCCATCACCGCCCGCGCCATGAACGGCGAGATCGCCTTCGAGCCGGCCCTGCGCGAGCGCGTCGCGCTTCTGAAGGGCCTGCCGGTCTCCGTCGTCGACGACGTGATCGCAAGGCGCATCACGCTGACGCCGGGCGGCATGGAACTGATCGCGACGATGAAGGCCAAGGGCTATTACACCGCGCTCGTCTCCGGCGGCTTCACGGTCTTCACCAGCCGCATCGCCGCCACGCTGGGCTTCGACGAGAATCGCGCCAACATCCTGCTCGACGCCGACGGCAAGCTCACCGGCGACGTCGCCGAGCCCATTCTCGGCAAGCAGGCCAAGGTGGATGCGCTGTTGGAGATTTCCGAACGCCTCGGCCTCTCGCCGGACGAGGCCATGGCCGTCGGCGACGGTGCGAACGATCTTGGCATGCTGCATGCCTCCGGCGCGGGCGTCGCTTTGCACGCCAAGCCGGCCGTCGCGGCCGAGGCGAAAATCCGCATCGACCACGGCGACCTCACCGCCCTTCTCTACCTTCAGGGCTACCGAAAATCGGATTTCGTGACGGCCTGA
- a CDS encoding tyrosine-type recombinase/integrase: protein MASVHIPRRAEQKGIRRFGDKTPYILDSGDRYLEGVNHYIHDRIRGKINPGDLSRPKSMLRKLSATTARAIVSAICDGTNFLESEISHPSLGSLNWLDARAWMFNELYEQAMAKGFWTQSFWKQGIAEPLAYNHTIKVRVAENLRCGRWLELNGYIKNFSDESDAGDVPRHIMEANRSLATVKANLAPQSACQIGKRQNPAHGIPPPIEEIFAFIQALPTETSKLVSILLYDTGMRAEEVVENTKVPSSWAGAPRKTDESIGFLPDVDAFWADTSSSLAECKWKIVGKGNKIRFVRASPRTLRAMWRYWATTRKKLIQRCRSSRDRTTDTLFLNCRGKPHSYHNQFSAMRSTNILLGRDYRITQHILRHAHACTYMETAICAEMKSRNIDINKASYEDFMRIGEGVQLLLMNDLGHELMATTEKYLKMLAHGKIGLRYQMAFNDRLDELGDFDNFSEAE from the coding sequence ATGGCTTCAGTACATATTCCACGCCGCGCGGAACAAAAAGGCATTCGCAGGTTCGGCGATAAAACACCGTACATACTGGATTCCGGCGATCGTTACCTTGAGGGAGTTAATCACTACATCCACGATCGAATTCGCGGAAAGATTAACCCTGGAGACCTCTCCCGTCCAAAGTCCATGCTTCGCAAGCTTTCTGCAACCACGGCCCGAGCGATCGTCTCCGCGATCTGCGACGGCACCAATTTTTTGGAAAGCGAGATTTCTCACCCATCGCTTGGGTCGCTGAACTGGCTTGATGCACGAGCGTGGATGTTCAATGAGCTCTATGAGCAAGCAATGGCAAAAGGGTTTTGGACGCAATCGTTCTGGAAGCAAGGGATCGCCGAACCACTCGCCTATAACCACACCATTAAAGTCCGGGTTGCGGAAAACCTGCGGTGTGGCAGATGGCTCGAACTTAATGGCTACATAAAGAACTTTAGTGACGAGTCTGACGCTGGTGACGTACCGCGTCACATCATGGAGGCAAACAGAAGCCTCGCGACTGTCAAGGCTAACCTCGCCCCGCAAAGCGCTTGCCAGATTGGGAAGCGACAGAATCCTGCGCACGGCATACCTCCGCCTATCGAAGAAATTTTTGCGTTCATCCAGGCACTGCCAACAGAAACGTCCAAGCTTGTTTCTATATTACTCTACGATACTGGTATGCGCGCAGAAGAAGTGGTGGAGAATACAAAAGTTCCATCTTCTTGGGCCGGCGCGCCACGGAAAACCGACGAGAGCATCGGTTTCTTGCCCGATGTAGACGCATTCTGGGCTGACACATCCTCTTCTCTCGCGGAATGCAAATGGAAGATAGTCGGGAAAGGGAACAAAATTCGATTTGTACGCGCCTCCCCGCGGACCCTTCGCGCAATGTGGAGGTACTGGGCCACGACTAGAAAGAAACTCATTCAACGGTGTCGATCTTCGAGGGACAGGACTACCGATACACTTTTTTTGAACTGCCGCGGCAAGCCGCACAGCTACCACAATCAGTTCTCCGCCATGAGATCGACAAATATCCTTCTTGGCCGCGATTATAGGATAACGCAGCATATCTTACGGCACGCCCATGCATGCACTTACATGGAGACAGCAATCTGCGCCGAAATGAAGTCCAGAAACATCGATATTAACAAAGCCAGCTACGAGGATTTCATGAGGATCGGAGAAGGAGTCCAACTCCTTCTTATGAACGATCTCGGCCATGAATTGATGGCGACAACCGAGAAGTACCTGAAAATGCTCGCACATGGAAAAATCGGGCTTCGGTATCAGATGGCGTTCAACGACAGACTCGACGAATTAGGCGATTTCGACAACTTCAGCGAGGCTGAGTAA
- a CDS encoding thymidylate synthase, protein MQQYLDLLAHVMENGSDRADRTGTGTRGVFGYQMRFDLAEGFPVLTTKKLHLRSIIHELLWFLKGDTNIAYLRDNGVTIWDEWADANGDLGPVYGYQWRSWPTHDGRHLDQIVAVVDSIRNNPNSRRHIVSAWNPALVDEMALPPCHCLFQFHVADGRLSCQLYQRSADIFLGVPFNIASYALLTMMVAQVTGLQPGDFVHTLGDAHIYANHFEQVRMQMTRKPKPLPFMKINPDVKDLFSFKFEDFELVGYEADSSIKAPIAV, encoded by the coding sequence ATGCAGCAATATCTCGACCTTCTCGCCCATGTGATGGAAAACGGCTCCGACCGCGCAGACCGGACCGGCACGGGCACGCGCGGCGTCTTCGGCTACCAGATGCGCTTCGACCTTGCCGAAGGTTTCCCGGTGCTGACCACCAAGAAGCTGCACCTGCGCTCCATCATCCATGAACTGCTGTGGTTCCTGAAGGGCGACACCAACATCGCCTATCTGCGCGACAACGGCGTCACCATCTGGGACGAGTGGGCCGATGCGAACGGCGATCTCGGCCCGGTCTACGGCTACCAGTGGCGTTCCTGGCCGACCCATGACGGCCGCCATCTCGATCAGATCGTCGCGGTGGTCGACAGCATCCGGAACAATCCGAATTCGCGCCGCCATATCGTCTCGGCCTGGAATCCTGCGCTGGTCGACGAGATGGCGCTGCCGCCGTGCCATTGCCTGTTCCAGTTCCATGTCGCGGACGGCAGGCTCTCCTGCCAGCTCTACCAGCGTTCCGCCGATATCTTCCTCGGCGTGCCCTTCAACATCGCCTCCTATGCGTTGCTGACCATGATGGTGGCGCAGGTGACGGGCCTCCAGCCGGGCGATTTCGTCCATACGCTCGGCGACGCCCATATCTACGCCAACCATTTCGAGCAGGTGCGCATGCAGATGACGCGCAAGCCGAAGCCGCTGCCCTTCATGAAGATCAATCCGGATGTGAAGGACCTTTTCTCCTTCAAATTCGAGGACTTCGAACTGGTCGGCTACGAAGCCGATTCAAGCATCAAGGCGCCCATCGCCGTCTGA
- a CDS encoding GNAT family N-acetyltransferase codes for MRIATTKRLTLRNWEEKDRDLFHEINSNPVVMEFFPFLRTRAQSDALFDRLRDIIAQTGFGFYALADRATDEAMGFCGLSRTHGLEPHMADGTIEIGWRLAKRHWGRGYITEAAEKLLDFGFEERRLPEIVSFAVAGNARSIAVMRRIGMVAAPDRDFSMPGIADARAELRPHVLYTLDHAAWQQKGR; via the coding sequence ATGCGGATCGCCACGACGAAGCGTCTCACCCTGCGCAACTGGGAGGAAAAGGACCGGGACCTCTTCCACGAGATCAACTCCAATCCCGTGGTCATGGAATTCTTCCCCTTCCTGCGCACACGCGCCCAGTCGGACGCACTCTTCGACCGCCTGCGCGACATCATCGCGCAAACCGGCTTCGGCTTCTACGCGCTCGCCGACCGGGCAACGGACGAGGCCATGGGCTTCTGCGGCCTCTCGCGCACCCACGGGCTGGAACCCCATATGGCGGATGGCACGATCGAGATCGGCTGGCGGCTGGCCAAGCGTCATTGGGGCCGCGGCTACATCACGGAGGCAGCGGAAAAACTGCTGGACTTCGGCTTCGAGGAAAGGCGCCTTCCCGAGATCGTCTCGTTCGCCGTAGCCGGCAATGCCCGCTCCATCGCCGTCATGCGGCGCATCGGCATGGTGGCCGCACCGGACCGCGATTTCAGCATGCCGGGCATCGCGGATGCCCGCGCCGAATTGCGCCCGCACGTCCTCTACACCCTCGACCATGCGGCCTGGCAGCAAAAAGGCCGCTGA
- the hflK gene encoding FtsH protease activity modulator HflK, whose translation MPWSNQNGGGGPWGGGGGGNNQGPWGQGPNRPRGGGGGNGGPPDLEEIIRRGQDQLKNVMPGGFNGGIVVIALLLLGVFWLMNAIYTVQPDERGVELRFGKPKQEVSMPGLHFHMWPFETVEVVKITEQQQNIGRRAASSGSDNSGLMLTGDQNIVNVQFSVLYSVTDPQAYLFNLEYPAETLQQVAESAMREVVGRRPAQDIFRDNRQAIAEGVKTTIQATMDAYGAGISINTVAIEDAAPPREVADAFDEVQRAEQDEDRFVEEANQYANQKLGLARGQAAQIREEAAAYKDRVVKEAEGEAARFLSVYEQYKAAPDVTRKRLFLETMEGVMKSSKKVIIDEQQNGQGVVPFLPLNELGRATSQQAGGTQ comes from the coding sequence ATGCCCTGGAGCAATCAGAACGGCGGCGGCGGCCCTTGGGGCGGTGGCGGCGGCGGAAACAATCAGGGGCCGTGGGGGCAGGGACCGAACCGCCCGCGCGGTGGTGGCGGCGGCAATGGCGGCCCGCCCGACCTTGAGGAAATCATCCGGCGCGGCCAGGACCAGCTCAAGAATGTCATGCCCGGCGGTTTCAACGGCGGCATCGTGGTCATCGCGCTCCTGCTTCTCGGCGTCTTCTGGCTGATGAACGCCATCTACACCGTCCAGCCGGACGAGCGCGGCGTCGAGCTGCGCTTCGGCAAGCCGAAGCAGGAAGTCTCCATGCCCGGCCTGCATTTCCACATGTGGCCGTTCGAGACCGTCGAAGTCGTCAAGATCACCGAGCAGCAGCAGAATATCGGCCGCCGCGCGGCATCGTCGGGTTCCGACAATTCCGGCCTGATGCTGACGGGCGACCAGAACATCGTGAACGTGCAGTTCTCGGTGCTCTACTCGGTCACCGATCCGCAGGCCTATCTCTTTAACCTGGAATATCCGGCCGAAACGCTGCAGCAGGTCGCCGAAAGCGCCATGCGCGAAGTCGTCGGCCGCCGTCCGGCGCAGGACATCTTCCGCGATAACCGTCAGGCGATCGCAGAGGGCGTGAAGACGACGATCCAGGCGACCATGGACGCCTATGGTGCGGGTATCTCCATCAACACCGTCGCCATCGAGGATGCGGCCCCGCCGCGCGAAGTCGCCGATGCGTTCGACGAAGTGCAGCGCGCCGAGCAGGACGAAGACCGCTTCGTCGAGGAAGCCAACCAGTACGCCAACCAGAAGCTCGGTCTTGCCCGCGGTCAGGCCGCGCAGATCCGCGAAGAGGCGGCCGCCTACAAGGACCGCGTCGTCAAGGAAGCGGAAGGTGAGGCGGCACGCTTCCTTTCCGTCTACGAGCAGTACAAGGCCGCTCCCGACGTGACGCGCAAGCGTCTCTTCCTTGAAACCATGGAAGGCGTGATGAAGAGTTCCAAGAAGGTCATCATCGACGAGCAGCAGAACGGACAGGGCGTGGTTCCCTTCCTTCCCCTCAACGAACTCGGCCGGGCGACCAGCCAGCAGGCGGGAGGCACTCAGTAA
- a CDS encoding dihydrofolate reductase gives MSQAKIVLVVAVARNGVIGRDGDLPWRLPSDLKRFKQLTLGKPVLMGRKTWESIGRPLPGRPNIVVTRDTAFSAPGADVVASLDEGLAVAGREARLLGVDEICVIGGGQIYAQVFDRADILHVTHVEADVEGDTRFPKIDPALFEKVVEEPIPQGEKDSHAMRFVTWRRKTSA, from the coding sequence ATGAGCCAAGCCAAGATCGTTCTCGTCGTCGCGGTCGCGCGGAACGGCGTCATCGGCCGCGATGGCGACCTGCCGTGGCGGTTGCCGTCGGACCTGAAGCGCTTCAAGCAACTGACGCTCGGCAAGCCGGTGCTGATGGGCCGCAAGACCTGGGAGTCCATCGGCCGTCCGCTGCCGGGGCGCCCGAATATCGTCGTCACCCGCGACACGGCGTTTTCGGCGCCGGGCGCGGATGTCGTCGCCTCGCTCGACGAGGGGCTGGCCGTGGCGGGGCGCGAGGCGCGGCTGCTCGGAGTGGACGAGATCTGCGTCATCGGTGGCGGGCAGATCTACGCGCAGGTCTTCGACCGGGCGGATATCCTGCATGTCACCCATGTCGAGGCGGATGTGGAAGGCGACACGCGCTTTCCTAAAATTGATCCGGCCCTGTTCGAAAAGGTCGTGGAAGAGCCTATCCCGCAGGGCGAGAAGGACAGCCACGCCATGCGCTTCGTCACCTGGCGCCGGAAAACCTCTGCATAA